In Sphingomonas psychrotolerans, the following proteins share a genomic window:
- a CDS encoding glycoside hydrolase: protein MSRAFLPLAAAAALAACAGKPAPVGAPPAALKLDPFYVKSVDANGIPITASQAVPDAALQVSRRMMVAMLARRPDIARQLVRAGQRVMVMGVDELTTDVPEQRDWKKPTIDDPRLTRCERKLYDERIGRLTDREYWGKRARGMGGLLTSAATENLLAIPGTKYYGETILVHEFSHAILYAVEAVDPALYARVEQAYAAAKDKGLWTGEYGSTTVQEYWAEGTQFWFNSNKLAVVDGVRILSDKDLARHDPALAAVLRAVYGDRHRLPGDPFYKHPARVPAGPIPTSTAEVC from the coding sequence ATGAGTCGCGCGTTTCTCCCGCTGGCCGCCGCCGCTGCGCTCGCCGCATGCGCAGGCAAGCCCGCGCCGGTCGGAGCGCCGCCGGCGGCGCTCAAGCTCGATCCCTTCTACGTCAAATCGGTCGATGCGAACGGCATACCGATAACCGCGTCGCAAGCGGTCCCCGACGCGGCGCTGCAGGTGTCCCGGCGGATGATGGTGGCGATGCTCGCGCGCCGCCCCGACATTGCCCGCCAGCTGGTGCGGGCCGGGCAGCGCGTGATGGTGATGGGTGTCGACGAATTGACGACCGACGTCCCCGAGCAGCGCGACTGGAAGAAGCCGACGATCGACGATCCGCGGCTCACCCGCTGCGAACGCAAGCTCTACGACGAACGAATCGGCCGGCTCACCGACCGCGAATATTGGGGCAAGCGCGCCCGCGGCATGGGCGGGTTGCTGACCAGCGCCGCGACCGAGAACCTGCTCGCGATCCCCGGCACCAAATATTATGGCGAGACGATCCTCGTTCACGAATTCTCGCACGCGATCCTCTACGCCGTGGAGGCGGTCGACCCCGCGCTCTATGCCCGGGTCGAGCAGGCTTATGCCGCGGCAAAGGACAAGGGCCTGTGGACCGGCGAATATGGCTCCACCACGGTCCAGGAATATTGGGCCGAGGGCACCCAATTCTGGTTCAATTCGAACAAGCTCGCCGTGGTGGACGGCGTGCGCATCCTGTCCGACAAGGATCTTGCGCGGCACGACCCGGCGCTCGCGGCAGTGCTCCGCGCGGTCTATGGCGACCGGCACCGGCTACCGGGGGATCCCTTCTACAAGCACCCGGCCCGCGTGCCGGCAGGCCCGATCCCGACGAGCACCGCCGAGGTCTGCTGA
- a CDS encoding family 43 glycosylhydrolase — protein sequence MTRLPAFATLLAMLPCAACAQTAPETVTSKGNPILADGRYYTTDPAPLVDGDTLYILTGRDEAAPEVNDFIMPEWQLLATKDPASRNWQHTPGFIRPENVFAWAEPARAYAGQIAKGADGRFYFYAPVLEKNSDAKDRFAIGVAVADRPTGPWRDAHPSGPIVSQKVPVANDIQNIDPTVLLDDDGRVYLYWGTFGRMLGMELERDMVTPKGPQRRIEGLTGFFEAPWVLKRKGVYYMLYAGNKAGPDSDCTPAVYHACQAWGTATSPLGPWTYRGVALRPVSSTTSHAGVVEFKGKWYMAYHTADAAGGGHFRRSVAIDEMQWDDSVSPAAIRPLVPTRAPQPAPVPTRNIAGSASAASSNVVPVQYWIAALNDGKVRANPLPPEMWGTWNGNNPKQPWIEYRWDKPVTIDGSRIQFFADQPAGSGIGVAPPAAWHLEYWDGGWKPVPGTGGYGTVAGTFQSVRFAPVTTRCLRAVFDASGSGPYAGVGVQEWEVLAPQPRVPAAAPGVAAAACGKD from the coding sequence ATGACCCGACTGCCTGCCTTCGCCACTTTGCTGGCGATGCTGCCGTGTGCCGCCTGCGCCCAGACCGCACCCGAGACGGTGACGTCGAAGGGCAATCCGATCCTTGCCGACGGACGTTATTACACCACCGACCCGGCGCCTTTGGTCGACGGCGATACGCTCTATATCCTGACCGGGCGCGACGAGGCGGCGCCCGAGGTCAACGACTTCATCATGCCCGAGTGGCAATTGCTCGCGACCAAGGATCCGGCGTCGCGCAATTGGCAGCACACGCCCGGCTTCATCCGCCCCGAGAACGTCTTCGCCTGGGCCGAGCCGGCGCGGGCCTATGCCGGACAGATCGCCAAGGGCGCCGACGGGCGCTTCTATTTCTATGCGCCGGTGCTCGAGAAGAACAGCGACGCGAAGGACCGCTTCGCGATCGGCGTGGCGGTGGCGGATCGCCCGACCGGACCGTGGCGCGATGCCCATCCTTCGGGGCCGATCGTCTCGCAGAAGGTGCCGGTCGCCAACGACATCCAGAATATCGACCCGACCGTGCTGCTCGACGACGACGGGCGGGTGTACCTCTATTGGGGCACGTTCGGCAGGATGCTCGGGATGGAGCTGGAGCGCGACATGGTCACGCCCAAGGGCCCGCAGCGCAGGATCGAAGGGCTCACCGGCTTCTTCGAGGCGCCATGGGTGCTGAAGCGCAAGGGCGTCTATTACATGCTCTACGCCGGCAACAAGGCCGGCCCCGACAGCGACTGCACGCCGGCGGTCTACCATGCCTGCCAGGCCTGGGGCACCGCGACTTCGCCGCTGGGTCCGTGGACCTATCGCGGCGTCGCGCTGCGGCCGGTTTCGTCGACCACCTCCCATGCGGGCGTCGTCGAATTCAAGGGCAAATGGTACATGGCCTATCACACCGCCGATGCGGCCGGGGGCGGGCATTTCCGCCGCAGCGTCGCGATCGACGAGATGCAGTGGGACGACAGCGTCTCGCCCGCAGCGATCCGCCCATTGGTGCCGACGCGCGCGCCGCAGCCCGCACCGGTGCCCACACGCAACATCGCCGGTTCGGCGTCGGCGGCGTCTTCCAACGTCGTGCCGGTGCAATATTGGATCGCCGCGCTCAACGACGGCAAGGTACGGGCAAATCCGTTGCCCCCCGAGATGTGGGGCACGTGGAACGGCAACAACCCGAAACAGCCCTGGATCGAATATCGCTGGGACAAGCCGGTGACGATCGACGGCTCCCGGATCCAGTTCTTCGCCGACCAGCCGGCGGGTTCGGGAATCGGGGTTGCGCCGCCCGCCGCGTGGCACCTCGAATATTGGGACGGCGGCTGGAAGCCGGTGCCGGGCACCGGCGGCTATGGCACCGTGGCCGGCACGTTCCAGTCGGTCCGCTTCGCGCCGGTGACGACGCGGTGCCTGCGCGCGGTGTTCGACGCGTCGGGCAGCGGGCCCTACGCAGGGGTGGGCGTACAGGAATGGGAAGTGCTGGCGCCGCAGCCCCGCGTGCCGGCGGCAGCGCCCGGCGTGGCGGCTGCGGCCTGTGGGAAGGACTAG